Below is a window of Littorina saxatilis isolate snail1 linkage group LG2, US_GU_Lsax_2.0, whole genome shotgun sequence DNA.
TGGTTCCAGAACTGGGGGTCGTGGTGCAGGGCCCAGATGTTGGCGTGCATGTTCATGCCCGCGGGGATTTGAACCCCGTTGATCACGCGAGATTCGGCTGCCTGGCGCGTCACGATTctgtaacacacaaaaaaaacaatctttAGAAATAGTGGAATGATTGATACTTTTTGCCTCTTTATGTTCATTACTTTTAATATCCTACTATCATTGACCTTGAACTTATGACGACGCGTATTATGTATAATAAATTTATAAGGGCATAACTGGCAGCTGTATTCTGTTTTTGAAAATGAATCACAAGGCTCACTCAGTTGAGGAACAAATTGACAAATTGATAAGAACATATATAGGTAGCAGCTGTTTtataatgttttttgttttttgaatgaaGCACAATGCTCGGTCAGTTCAGGAACAAATTAATTGGCAAACCCAAATTTGTATTTTTAGTTTGTAAACTATTGTTACTTTAGGTTAGCTTCTTATCATAAACGCTGCCTTTGACCAATCTCCTCCTACGTCTTATTAATCGTCAGTGAATTAATGAATGTATTCCGTTGATTGAGAAACTATTCATCAGTTATAATGAAGACAGTCAACTCACTGTGAGGCAGTAGGGAACATGCGGCAGACTTCATCAAAGACCTTGTCAAAGTAGGGCAGGTTCTGCAGACTCTCATAGGTCACGTCCTGAAACAAACCATTGGAAGATTTATTTAATTGGTGTTCCGTGATAAATAAGGAAATACACAACTATATGGAATAATGACAACTGCATAATACACATAACTGTCTGTATTATTTTATCCTTTTTTcataaaacaaaacgttataaaCTTGCTGAATTCCTTTTCAAGTGAGACCAATGGCAAATGTACTTgacatatttttcttgtttttgttgttctgtttTCAGCAATAGACTATATATATTCTTGAGCCCAAAATCAATCGCTGAAAACTAGAAAAtcgcattttttttttagttgtaATCAACAATTAAGCCCTTGCATCCATTTAGTTAACGTTAACGAAAATCAATGTACCTTTCCAACCAGGTTGTCGATTTCCTTGTACAGACGACTCTGAACATCCGGGTTCTCAGCAAGGACGCGCGAAAGGAAAGCCAGGACTGCGCTGGTAGTTTCGTATCCAGCGAGCAGAAAGGTCATGCTTTGCGCAACAATCTCGCGTTCAGACATCTGCTTGGACATtccgttgtcgttgtcgtctgCTTCTTGTGTGTGGCGTGAGTTGCTTGGGAACAGCATCAATTGAACAAGATCCACCACCTTGGGGTTTGGCTGttgaaacagagaaagaggaaTACATAAGTaaagataaataaaataaaaaagaagataaGCGTGTACAGTTATTAAAACGGATCAGTGTAGGTTTTCCCGATGCCTtttcttaactttttttttatcagagtCAGGTTAAACTGAAGTGATTGGCGACGCATAACATTCCTTATCTCGCTTTTTCTTCTCCTCGAAGACTCCGATATGTTGAACATAACTAAACAGTAACACTGATGGCTCTGTTCGGGTATAGACAGTTGTCAAGTTGTTTGTGCATACTACGTAACGCAAGCGTTTCCCTGGAATTGGAAAATAAGGTTCGTGGTCAGTGCAAAAAagtgatgtttattttatgtacatttttatattttttacattttaattttttcttGCCTGAGGGCAAAACATTGTATGAGAAGAAACAAGCAAAGAAGGTAAAAGGTCTGTGCTTACCCCCATGTCTTTCCTGAGCTTGATGATGTCGCGGAGCTTAAGCCTGAGCCACACCACGGGGTTCATGCCGAACACGAACACCACGTTCTTCAGCGCGAAGACAAAGTGAGACAGGAAGGGGACCGCcactgcaaaacacacacacagaacctgACTTAGCACTGTGGTAAGAGAAACATCTTTGTTTCATGCGTTCGTTCAAGTGTTATTTGTTCATAATTGCAAAGCTAGTTTGTGTTGTACGttgaacatttgtgaccctccaccacgaaatgagtcgcatgtcacctcgcgcggttctgcgctaggcttgatataagtccggggagtgcctggtaacagtgtgtgggtcaccttagtcacaggcttataactcaaacagttttcgctcttttctaaaacgggtttcatcactgaatagagcataacaatctcgttatgaaaatgtaaaaaatatgaaaatcatgcaaaggtgacatgcgactcattccgtggtggagggtcacatttgagtTCTTTTCGAAAGACAACACTTCAAGATGACAAATTCATGGTTTGTAGGAGGTAGTTTTTCCTGTAATACTTCCGATAGCTGCTGCATCAGTTGTTAAAAATGTAGTGTCACCTTTAGTTCTCTTTGTTAGTCCCTTTCGTTAGTTCACTTTCAATCTCAGTTCCTTCTGCTTGTAAACTCACTTGTTTTAATAAAAAcgtagaaagaaaaacaaagacatGAAAGTGTCACTCATTGACCAGCGGGAGGATGCTTTGGTTGTTCCTTTCATTATTTTACTGTCATTCGCCTCGATCAGTTCTTTCTGTTTGTAAGATGCACCTGTTTTATgaataagaaaaaaagaacaacaaattAAAGCGACACTCACTGACTAGCGGTAGGATGAGGGTGGTGGACATGGTGTTGAAGAGTGACCGGATGTTGGTCAGAAACTCGTCGTGGCGGTCAGTCTGCGCGCAGGTCTGGAGTCCGAAGGCGCAACGTCCGATGATGTCCAGCGTGAGACCCTGGAAGACGCTATAGACGTCCACCTCACTGCTCCTGGTCACCTGTCTGGACAGTTCGTCCACCAGGATGTCGCCTGAGGTCTTCATTATGGGCATCATCTGAGGCGAAGGAAAAGAAGGTGTTGGTCAATAAACAATGTCCAGCTGAATAAGTGGATTTTTAAAATCTAACACGAAACATAAAAGCTTTAGTGTGTTATAATATTGTGCATGTAATTGTATCTTTTCCGATGAAAAGGGTGCTTGGTAAAACTAGAAGAAGAACAGACAAAAATAAGCAAATAAAAAAGCAAACACAGTTCGATTTTGTTCAAGGTTGGTCTCGAACAGGTTGACAATAGACGCTTTTACTTTTATAGAGAACTGTGTTCCCGTTGGAATATTGTTTATTTTCCGAATAGATTGGAGATGTTCCAAAACAAAATCTATTATCACAATCGAAGAGCAATTTAGACAGATACGTGAAGACCATTTTTGACGGCAGAAATAAAAATTTGAATTCGAAAATCAAAGAACAAGGGAAAGTAAATACTATGGATCCATCTTAGACAAAGAAGTTACAATTTCATTTCTCTTACAGTTTAGCTTGCAACAATAACTGTGATTCCGAACCGTTCATACCTGTTTCAGCTTGCCAGCAGAGAAGGCGGGGGTGAGCAAAGAGCGACTGCGGTGCCACTGAGCGCCGTTCTCCAGGAACAGTCCAAGACTCTTGCGTGGCGCCAGAGGAAAGGGTTTCCGGTGGTTGAAGTTGTTCGCGTCCTTGACAAGAATTTCGCGGAGGATCTCGGGATCGCTGACGCTGAGAACTGGGGTGTAACCCTCGAAGTAGCCAAACACACGTCCATACTCCTCGCTCCAGTCCACTGTGGCCTGAAACTGGCCCTGAAAAAAGGAAAGCAAATAATTATGAACTAGCGGAGATCACTAGGGCTGGACCAAGTGTGCGACGGAGAGGGGCTTCAAAAATGAGGCAGGTTACATTTGCTGGCCAGGCGTCTGTGGGGCCTTTCCTCGAATATACTATTGACATTTAACTTTTGGGGTAATTCTGATCTATTGAGAAATAAACGGCACATTTTCCAggtaaggggaggggggggggggggggggggacttgaTCCAGTCATAAATGATTGAAGTTTTGTTCTCTGATTATTTCGCGGAGAATATGTGCAGGCTAAAATCTGAAAACaatgttttcttttcattgtgctactttaaaaaaaaaatttttttttacaagtctaCTGTTTTTCTACAAAGCTTTGACGGTTTCACAAAAGACAATTGTAAGATTAAAACAAATGCGGCGGTTTCTACCTTGGCAAGAATTTCTCTCAGATTTCCGATGAGGAGGGATGGCTTTGGTCCAGGGATGGACAGTCTCTCGAAGAGCGAGAAGTGACGTTTCAGATGCCTGCAATCAAAGAGTAGAAAACATCATTTCACTGTTGTCATGGTTTGTGTACCTTTTCTATAGTTAACAAGTGTACAATTCAAATGAATtcttaaaacaataaaaaaaaataatacaaaagaaataacacacaaaatagACACAGAGAATAATAACTATGTTTCATTAATTACTCTAgactgcagtaaaaaaaaacactttttttgttgttgacacaaaaGCAATTCTACGAGAAAAAAAGAGGCAGGGCTGTGGACCAGCATACTGTTTTCTTTTTCACGCCCGACGaagcaaaaaaacaacctttacaataaaaaaaaaatgaaataactcACCAGTGCAGAGCGAGAAGAAGCAGTCCCAAAACGACACCAGCAGCAAAAACAACCTCAAGAAACATGATGATAAATTAACAGTGAAACTGATATAACTTTTGTCGAGGTAAATAGAATCCAAGGCACGGTAGTAGAGAACGAACCGGTCAAAGAAGAACTCCTGGCAGTTTCAAACGATGAAAATAACGATGAAGGCAAATTTCTAACTGAGTAGAACCTTAAAACCAACGATCTTTTATACCTAACGCTTGATATCGACATAGAacagggagtggggggggggggcggaaggGGAAGGTGAGATGTGTCTATTTTCACTGATCCATTCAAATATGGAGCTAACTTTATCCACAGATTTATTTTCGGGAGGATTTGTTACCAAACGGGGGCTCTCTCCATCTCAAGAGTGTGATATGGATAGCTGAAGTGTTTCGAATCGGGCCTGACAAAGCCGCCGAGAAGGGCTTCTATGTGGTCTGATCGCTTTTACCTTCTGAACAGGTGAACATTCGAATCGGTTATCAAATAGCCTTATTGAAAGCCAACCTCGCCGCCGTCGTTGGGCCGCGTTTAGCAGTCAGTTATCAACGCATCCGGTGAGCTCGTTTTGGACGACGGGCCCTATTCTTGAAATATGAAACGATTGGGGTTTGAATCGAATAACACGAAGAATAAGGTTACTTGTTTTCTGTGACGCAGTAAAAAGATGGAAATAAATGACACCGTCGCGGgtagttttttttctcataatgCAGCGTGATTGTTGTTCAAGGTCACTcgtctgagagaaaaaaaagtctcttGTTTTGCactttggaaaaaaaggaaTTTCACACTATGATATTGTCGAGATTATACTGCTATTGTTTGTGAATGTTTTTGTCACGTGTGCTTTTGCTTCCGCTGACGGTCGTTGAAAGCGTCTTGATGCAATCTGTTGATGTGTTGAtgtcgtgtttgtttgtttgtttgtttgtttgtttgtttgtttggattgattaattgattaattgattacTTGATTCATTGCTTGATTTactgattgatggatggatggatggatggatgaatggatggatcgatggatggattgataaatggattgatggatggattgattcattgattgattgaatgttttttgtgtgtgttttttgcatttttggattgattgattaagtggttgattgattgattgattgattgattggttgatttgattgattgattgattgtggaGGGGTGGCCATATTCCATGGCCACATCTAAGAAAGCGAGCGGTGAGGATCGTGCcttgacttgaacttgaaggAATGAGAAATCCgttgattgactgattgtgGATAGTTTGTTGGGTCTGCTTACGGATGAAGCTAACAAAaaaaacttgtttttttcttttctctcttttttttaaatgccttTCTTTACATCTTTTCTACGGACCTTGAAAATTAGGTTACGACGAGACATTAGCTTGAAAAGTCAAGAGTGTCAATTGGGAATTGGGTTTGATGTTCCAAGTAAAGGTGTTATCAaatttctctctcccccacatTCGCAATCCACGACACAGACAAATCTACCGTCAGATAGGACTGGAAATAAGCCACGTGTACCGAAATAACTGTTT
It encodes the following:
- the LOC138960460 gene encoding cytochrome P450 3A6-like, whose amino-acid sequence is MFLEVVFAAGVVLGLLLLALHWHLKRHFSLFERLSIPGPKPSLLIGNLREILAKGQFQATVDWSEEYGRVFGYFEGYTPVLSVSDPEILREILVKDANNFNHRKPFPLAPRKSLGLFLENGAQWHRSRSLLTPAFSAGKLKQMMPIMKTSGDILVDELSRQVTRSSEVDVYSVFQGLTLDIIGRCAFGLQTCAQTDRHDEFLTNIRSLFNTMSTTLILPLVMAVPFLSHFVFALKNVVFVFGMNPVVWLRLKLRDIIKLRKDMGPNPKVVDLVQLMLFPSNSRHTQEADDNDNGMSKQMSEREIVAQSMTFLLAGYETTSAVLAFLSRVLAENPDVQSRLYKEIDNLVGKDVTYESLQNLPYFDKVFDEVCRMFPTASQIVTRQAAESRVINGVQIPAGMNMHANIWALHHDPQFWNQPEVFDPERFSTANKDQIQPYTYLPFGAGPRKCIGMRFAMVETKVAVIKMLRDFSLTLEEHHKVPIELIGRGAIVPKNEVKVKVTKRSGQRTLGIRHG